From a single Nicotiana tabacum cultivar K326 chromosome 8, ASM71507v2, whole genome shotgun sequence genomic region:
- the LOC107800727 gene encoding uncharacterized protein LOC107800727 yields the protein MALDRSKQGRGPVIVKSAGGTLFVVLVSILFNVTIIQNRATESGTVNPTDQVLLANHLLEASLLGFSLFLALVIDRLHYYIKELRLLRKTLEAEKKTKQSREVENVTPKSPTKST from the exons ATGGCATTGGATAGATCAAAACAAGGGAGGGGACCTGTCATAGTAAAGAGTGCTGGTGGAACCTTATTTGTGGTTTTAGTCTCAATCTTGTTCAATGTCACTATTATTCAGAACCGTGCCACGGAATCTGGCACTGTCAATCCAACTGATCAAGTTCTATTGGCTAATCACCTCCTAGAAGCGTCACTCTTGG GATTTTCATTGTTTCTTGCATTGGTCATAGATAGACTTCACTACTATATAAAAGAGCTGCGTCTGCTAAGGAAGACTTTGGAggcagaaaagaaaacaaaacagagCCGCGAGGTGGAAAATGTGACACCAAAAAGTCCGACCAAAAGTACATAG